CGGTGCAGCCAGCGGAATGCGGTCAGGCGTCCCTCTCGTTCGTCGGTGAAGGCGCGGCGGCCTTGCAGGGTCTCGCGTTTGAAGGTGGCGTTGAAGGATTCGGCGGCGGCGTTGTCCGCGGAGCTGCCGACCGCGCTCATCGACTGGCGAACGCCGGCGGCACGGCAGGCGGCGGCGAACGCTCGGGAGGTGTACTGGGCGCCGTGGTCGGTGTGCAGGATCGCCCCGGCCAGGCTGCCCCGGGTGCGCTGTGCGGCGGCCAGGGCGTCCAGGACGAGGTCGGTGCGCATGTGGTCGGCGATCGCCCAGCCGGCCAGCCGGCGCGAGTGCAGGTCCAGCACGGTGGCCAGGTAAAGAAATCCGCGCTCGCCGACGGGCAGGTACGTGATGTCACCGACATAGCGCAGGTTCGGCGCTGGTGCGGTGAAGTCCCGGCCGATCAGGTCCGGCGCCTTCGCCGCGGCCGGGTCCGGGATCGTGGTGCGCTGCCGGCGACGCAGTCGCAGTCCTTGCAGGCCGATCCCGCGCATCACCCGGGCGATGCGCTTGTGGTTGACCCGCTCGCCGCGGTCGCGTAGCTCGGCGGTGATCCGCGGCACGCCGTAGGTGCCGTCGAAGTCGGCGTGCACGGTCCGGATCCGGGCCGCCAGGGCGGCGTCGTCGGCCTTACGGGCCGCCCGAGCCGCCGCGGTGGCCTTCCAGTGGTAGAAGCTGGACCGGGCCACGCCCAGGACCCGGCACAACCGCTTCACGCCGAAGCGCTGCTGGTGGTCCTCGACGAACTGGAAGCGGTTCACCAGCGCGTCTCCCCGGCGAAATACCGGGCCGCCTTACGCAGGATGTCGCGTTCCTCCTCCAGTTCCCGCACACGGCGACGCAACTGCGCGTTCTCCGCCTCCACCGACCCAGCCGGCGCCGGCGCGGCTTCCGGCCGGATCACCGCCGGGCCGCTGCGCCGCCCATCCGCTAGCCGAATCCAGTTACGGAGCGTCTCCGGGTTCACGCCCAGGTCGTCGGCGACCGACTTGATCGTCGCGTCCGGCCGGGACCGGTACAACGCCACCGCGTCGGCCTTGAACTCGGGCGGGTAGTGCTTCATCACCATCTGTCAGGGACTCCTGTCCACCTGGACCATCAAGATCCAAGTCTCAGGTGTCCAAGATCAGGGGGCAACTCCCTTCGTCGTCACGCTGGCGACCTACCTGCTCGTGCGGCCGGTACCGGCGTCCCTCGTCGTCCCGTCGAGGATCACGACGCCCACTATCCCGACGCGCACAAGCCAATCCTCGACGGAGCCGAGCCCCACCTCGAAACCCAGCCATACCCCACCGGCCACACCATCACCGTCGCGGGCGTCCGCATCGACGCCAACGCCGACCCCAACGTCGGCGCCAACGTCGGGGCGGTATCGGCGTCGGCGGACGGGTGAGCGCGGCGGTTACTGTGATGGTTGCGGCACGGTGCATGTGATCTTCGGGTTGACGCCTACGTAGTTCAGCGGTCCCGCGATGACCGTGACCACGATGTTTCCGGCTTCTGTGCAACTGCTGGAGGATCCGCCGAGGTATCCGCGTTGGCCGGCGGCTACCAGTCCGATGATCAGCCAGATCACGATGATTACTGCTCCGATGCGCACGGGTTGCCTCCTGATGCGGATCCGGACGGTGGTTCCGCGGTGGCCTCGTGCTGCCGCGACCGATGCCATACAGGTACCCAGACCGGCGGTGTTTTAACGGACGTCGATCGGTGCGGCGGTGGAAGCCCCGGCCTCCGGCTGTTCGGGTCAGCCGATATCGGGAACCAGAATGTATAGACCTGCGACCTGGCCTTGAGGGTTGTAGGCGACGCGGCCTTTCATCGGGCCGGTCTCGAAATCCAGCGGCAGGTCGACCATCGTGTGGTCGGCCTCCTGGTGCACGGACGGTTCTCCGGTGCGTCGGTGTGCGCCGACGAGGTCGACGACCTGGGTCCAGGCGTCCGCGATCGCTGCGGCGCTGAGCGTCTGGCTCAGGGTCGGGTCGAAGTCGCGTCGTACCTGCTCCCAGTTCCCGGCGGACCACTGGTCGAACAACGCGATCGCGTGCTCGGCTGCGCCGGGAGCCACTGTCTTGGGCATTGGCGCTCCTGTTGTTGTCGTATCGATTGAACCTGTAGGCGCGCCGGGCGTGCACGCCCGGCGCGCCGTCGAACTGCCGGAGGGCAGGTGTCCAGCGGTTGCCCGCCGCTTACATGGCGAGTAGACGGTCCACGAAGTCGCGGTAGTGGCGGACCGCGACCCGCAGCCGCTCGGTGTCCCCGAAATGCGCGTCGGAGCCGTTGTCGGACTGCCAGTCCTCCAGCCCTGTGCGGTGCTGGTCCACGGCGTCGCGCAGGGCGGTGACCACTTCGTCCGCCAGTGCGCCGGCTTGAGCGGCCGCGGTGTGCGGGTCGTCGATGAAGCGCAGCTGCAGTTGCTGCCACCGGTCCCGGAACCGGTCGGCCGTCGCGCCGTCGAACAACGCGACCGTCCCGGTCGGCACATCGCCGGGCAGTAGGTCGCCCGAGCCCGAGACGTCGTTGATGTCGTCCACCGGCCCGCCGGGGCCGGCCGCTACGGCGACGCCGTCCTGCTCCTGGGCCGCCTGCGAGTCGTCCCCCGGCTCGGCATGGTCAAGATCGGCATGGTCGGCTGCGACAGACCCGTCGACCGCATGCTCAGCGGCGGGCACGTCCGCCTCAGGATCATCGGCAGCGCTCTGCGCGTCCGGCTCGGCGAACGTCCGTTCGGGGACGACCTCGTCGTGTGTGGCACTGTGGTAAACCGCGCCGTCCTCGGCAAAGCGTTCCGTGACGGTCAGGTCCGGCGCCGTACTGTCCTGAGTGGATGATTCCGGTTCGGTTCGGTCCGGATCGGCCAGTTCCATCGTTCGAGTCGGCCGTGTCCACTGCTCACTGGTTCTCTGGTCGGTCATGAAAGGCTCCTCGGGGCGTTCCCAGGTACGGGCATCGGGACGGTGTTGTTGATGGCGTGGTCTGCGGCCGACCCGGTCGCGACCGATCCCACGCCGAGCGGCTCACCGGTCTGTGGAACGGGAGGGTCGCCGAGCAGTTCGGCGAACAGCGCCCGGTATTGCACCAGCGCTCGGCGCAACTGCTCGGTGCTCGCCTCGCCGCGGGCGTTGCGCAGGGAGATCTCGTGCGCGTCGCGGTAGCGGCCGAATGTACCGGCGTGTTCGACGGACAGCAGCGCGAGCCGTTCGTCGTCGCTGTCGGTCGGGTACCCGATGTCGCCGACCAGACGGGTGACCAACTCGTCGCCGTCGCGTACCGCGTCGCTGGGCGAGTCGACAAAGCGGGCCTGCACCTTCGCCCACTCGGCCGCGTACCGTGCCCGGGCGTCCGGCGCCAGTGGCTTCAACTCCAGTTCGGCGTGCTTGCGTTCGCGTTCACGCAGTTCCCGCTCGGCCGCGGCGCGGTTGGGCTGCTCGGCGACCACCCGGTCGTACTCCGGGCCGAACCTTCTCTGCAGGGTGCGTCGCCGGACGGGGCGCCAGCCGGCGACGGCGAGCGCGGCGACCACCACGACGATGATCAGGACGATGATTCCAGCAGTGGACATGATTGGGGTCCTCCTCCGCGGGGAGCTATTCCCTTACCGCGATGAATTCCAAACGGTTCCGCGTGCCAATTCGCGCATCGTCGTCAAATTCGCGAAATCAGATGTGGCACACCGGATGCGATTAGGATGCCTGCCCGGCGGGGACCCCACGGGTATGGGTATTGGTGTAGGCATGTTGCTGATCGTGGTCGGCGCGATCCTGACCTTCGCCGTGGAGACGACGATCGCCGGGCTGGACCTGGACGTGGTCGGCTGGATCCTCATGCTCGCCGGCGTGGCCGGGCTGATCCTGTTCTTCTACATGAGCCGGCGTCGCCGCCCCAATGGCGCGGTCGTGACCGAACGGCGCAGCTACGACGACGTCGGTCAGCCGCCGGCGTGACCCGCGCGGATCGCTCGCTAACGATGCCCGGGCGGGTGCGGGTCGCAGTCCGCGGTATGGGGTGCAGCCGGTGCCGTCAACGGCGACGCACCGGTGAACGGGTCCGGGTCGGACGCCCGGGCCCGTACCCGGCTGTACCGGGACGGCGCCTGCGCACTGGAAGACTTCCCGGTCGCCGACATCTCCGAACACCTGACCGATCCTGGGTCGGTGGTGTGGCTGGACCTGTGCCGGCCGACTGCGGCCGACTTCGACATGGTCAACACCGAGTTCGGGCTGCACGAGCTCGCCGTCGAAGACGCGCTGCGCGAGGCGCAGCGACCCAAACTGGACCACTACGCCACCCACCTGTTCCTGAGCGCCTACGCGGTCACCCTCGACCCCGACAGCGGCCGGTTGGACGTCAGCGAAATCGCGGTGTTCATCACCAAGCAGGCGCTGATCACCGTACGCAAGGACGACCGGTTCGACACCACACCCGTACGCACCCGCTGGGACGCCTCACCCGATCTGACCAAACACGGCGTCGCGTTCCTGCTGTACGGGCTGCTCGACGTTCTCGTCGACGGCCACTTCACCGCCGTGCAGCAACTCGACGCGGGCATCGAACGGCTCGAAGACGCCCTGTTCGACGAGCGCCGCGCCCAGATCCAGATGGTGCAGCGGCGCTCGTTCCAACTGCGCAGGAACCTTGTCGTGCTGCGCCGGCTGGTGCTGCCCATGCGGGAGGTCCTCAACACACTGTTGCGCCGCGACCTACCCACCGTCGGCGAGGCGATGGCACCGTACTACCAGGACGTCTACGACCACGTCCTACGCGCCACCGAGTGGACAGAATCCCTGCGCGACCTGGTCGCCACGACCGTGGAGACGAACCTGACCATCCAGGGCAACCGCATGAACCTGATCATGAAGAAGGTGACCAGCTGGGCCGCGATCATCGCCGTGCCCACCGCCGTCACCGGCTTCTACGGCCAGAACCTGCCCTACCCCGGCTCCGGCAGCCACTGGGGTGTCCTCACCTCAGCCGCCCTCATCGCCGGCCTATCCACCCTGCTCTACGCCACCTTCAAACGAAAGGACTGGCTCTGACCGGCCGATCCTGGGCGCGAAGGCTGCGGCACCGAGGCTAAGCCTCACCGCGTCCTGCGCTCTGGCCGGCTGGTGCACGGTGCCCTGCCGGAGCAAGGACGGGGCCGATCTGGCCGCCTTCGGTCTCCCACTCCTCTTCGGCGGCGTCGACCGGGCGTGGGGTTGGTGTGCTGACGGCGAGAAGGATGTGTTGGGCGTGGACCTTGTTGGTGGTGGCGGCGGCGAGGACCATCGCCGCGTCGGCGGTGCCGGTGGCGGTGCGGGGTGGGACGACAAGCAGGTCGATGCGTTCGTTGGTGCCGCAGATCGCGGTCAATAGGCTGACGGGTTGGCTGGTGAAGTAGCCCAGCCGCAGGACCCGGCCGTTCACGCCGAGGCGGCGCGGGTGGCTGTCCCAGCCCGCCGCGGCCAGGACCAGCCGGGTTACCGGTCCGCGGAGTTTGTCGATGGCCAGGATCAATCCGGGTAGTTCGGCGACCGGGTCGGTCGAGCGGGGCCACCAGGCGCCGTCCAGGAGGGTGCGGCGCGAGCCGGTGGATTCCATCCGCAGCCGCGGGGTGGAGGGCGGCGTCAGCGAAATGACCGGCCTGCGGTCGGCCGTCGTCGTGAGTTTCATGATCGGCTCCTCCGCCCGTCACCGGTCGAGACCGGCGACGGGCTGGTTGGGGGTGCGGTGGCTTAGTGGTGCCGAGGTCCAGGGGCGCGGGTCAGTGGCGCTGGCGGCGGGATTGGCGGCGCAGCTGGGTGATCCGGGCCGCGCCGACCACCATGGTCAGGATCGCGGCGCCCACGCCCGCGATCAGCAACGCCAGAGCCAGCGGCAGGCTGCCGTCCATCCACAGGAAGCTGACCTCCACGCTGCCAGGGTTCTGCAGCATGAACACAATCAGCACCAGGAACAGCAGCGCGGCGACACAGATACCGAACCACGTCGCGCGGATGCGGGTGCGCGGCACCCGACCCGTCCGCGACATGGCTGGCGGGGCGACCGGAACCTGCGGCGGCACCGCGGCGGTCGGGTCGGCCGGTACGTTACGGGTGACGTGTAGGTCGTTGGACATGACATCCCCCTCAAGGGGGTGGGCCGGTGTGGCGGGCACCTCAGGGGTGGGATGTCGTCGAATCCGGGATTACCTTCATCGTACGCCCGTTCGGCCCAGCACGCTTGCCAGCCGACGACCGCCTGATTCGCCGGCGCGCAACCCGTTTAGGGATACGTCGATGAGGGAACCCGCCAGGGTGGGTCGCCCCGCTTCGGGACATCGGCCCACCATCAAGGAGAGCGTCATGGGCGTTATCGCCTGGATCGTGCTCGGTGCCGTCGCCGGTCTCATCGCCGAAAACCTCACCGGAAAGAAGGCCGGCCTGCTGCTGGCCACCGTCATCGGGATCGCCGGTGCCCTGCTGGGTGGGTTCCTGGGCAGGGAACTGTTCGGCGTTCAGACGCTGGACACATTCTTCGACCTGAGCACGTGGATCACCGCGATCATCGGAGCCGTGGTGCTGTTCCTGCTTTTCGGCGCTGTCCGGGGTCGCGGCGGACGCACGCGGCGCACCGGCAGCGGGTGGCGCCGCCGAAGTAGGGCAGGTTCCGGCCGTCGCAACCGGTAACAGCAGGAACGGCCACCGCCCGGCACCGTCCCGACTGTGCCGGGCGTCGCTGCTGGTTGAATCGGCTCGACGCCTACCTCGTCTTGGCACGCAGTCGCGGCGTCCGAAGTAGACACCCTTGGCGGTGGATGTGACACGGCGCGATGGGTACGCCTGGTTGCCGGGTCCCCAAACCCACGATGCATGGCGAAATCCCGCCGACACCGACCGCTCGCAGGTGCAGCTGAACCAAGACTTTCCAGGGGCCGGGGGAAGGGTCCCGGGCGGTTTCCGCCCGGGACCCCACCACGACCGCCCGCATCCGCCCCGATGCCGGTTACCAAGGCCGGTGGAGCCGTTCGGCCAGGACACCCTTAGCCTGCTCGATCAACCGCGGCGAAACCGACCTCAGCGGCGGCGGCGAATCTAGGCCAGCGGCCGGCCACCACGGTCTCCGTCAGGTTTGGGGTGGGGTCGCAGGCGTCGGGCGACCACGTCCGTGGCGACGTCATGCAGCCGCCGCCGCGTTCACCCCCAGCTGCACGGTGACCATCCCGGTGGCCTGGTGCACCTGCGGATACGCGAGGGAGGCCGGCTCCGGCCGGCGCCCATCCGGGTGCGGCCGCTCGTGCTGCACCGCGTCCAGCACCAGCGCGCAGGCGATGTCAGCCAACAGCAGCCCGTCGGCGAGCTGGTCACCATCCAGGCCACCGGGCCGCGCGCGGTAAAGGTCCAGGACACCGACCCGGACCGCGCCGACGTGCAGCGGCAGCGCGAACACCGCACCCGCGCCGGCGGATGCTGCCGCGGGCGCGAACATCGGCCACCGGGCCAGGCAGTCCGCGCCCGTCAGGTCGGTAACCAGCGCCGGACCGCCGTCAACAGCGTCCACACCCGGGCGACTGGCTCCTCGGGCGGCTTGTCACCGCACACCCTACGCCCGCACCCCGGCCTCCGCGCAGCCACCGCCACAGCAGCCCCTGGTGCCTACCGGACATCGGCGTAGAGTGATCCGCAGGACCGCCCCTCTCCTCTACACCGACGCGCCTGTCAGCGTTCACGCTGGCACACCAACGCCGCCCGGACCCCGCGGTCACACCCCAGCAACTTCCCGGCGCTCCATCACGAGCGCAGCTCCTTTGCCGGCACACCGCGGCGACTCCCCTATAGGGCGTTGATCACCATGACCATCCTCGCCGAACCAGCCCCGACTACCGCGCCCACCACCGAACAACTGCTGCACCAGCGCGACGACCTGCCGACCGGACATCCCGACCGGGCCCTACTACGCGCCCGGGCCATCGAGGAGAACCTGCCACTGGCCAACCGACTGGCCCGCCGATACGCCGGCCGCGGTGAACCCCTCGAAGACCTGTCCCAGGTCGCCGCCCTCGCCCTGATCACCGCCGTCGACCGCTACGACCCCCGCCGCGCCGTCCCCTTCACCGCCTACGCCGTCCCGACCATCCTCGGCACCCTCAAACGCCACTTCCGCGACACCGCCTGGGCCATCCGGGTACCGCGCTCGACCCAGGAACTAACCCGCGAGATCGTCACCGCCACCGGCGAACTCAGCCAGCTACAGGGCCGCCAGCCAACCCCCGCCGAACTCGCCGACCACCTCCACGTGACCCTCGACGACCTGCAGGCCACGATCGGCGCCCGGCACGCCTACCACCTAGCGTCGCTGAACACGCCACACACCACCGCAGCCGGCATCGACCTCATCGACCTAATCGGCGGCATCGACCCGCGCTACACCGGCGTGGACGAGCACCTGACGCTGCGGCCGCTCCTGGCAGCGCTTCCCACACGGGAACAGCGCATCCTCACCATGCGATTCTTCGGCCACATGACCCAGACCCAGATCGCCGCCGAAATCGGCCTATCCCAGATGCACGTGTCCCGACTGCTGAAGCAAACCCTTACCCGACTTCGGACCGCAATCACCGCCCCGACCGCCGAACCCCCGGCCGGAACAACACATACGCATTCGTGACGCCCGGCCGCTCGCGCACGCCGCCGCCCGTCACACCACACCCGACGGTCGCGAACCCACAACGGGCGCCGAGGTCAAACCCGATGCGGGCAGACCGAAGAAGGCTGCGTAGCAGTAACAGGCCGCGATGGGTCTTGGCGCCAACATCGGTACGCTGCCACCACCATGGCACCTCGACGCACCGCCAAAGCAGCAACGCGACGATCGCGACGGAGGTCAGGACACCGTGGCTGTCGATCCGGGCGGAAGCTGTTCGTATAGGGGGTGAGAGGCCGGTACGGCGCCGGCCCGGCACGGAGGGAGACGACGATGAAGCAGTACCTGCTCAGCATCTACCAACCGGACGGCGATCCGCCCGCACCCGAGATCCTCGAACCGGTAATCCGGGAGGTGGCGGCCGTCAGGCAGGCGATGAAGGACGCCGGGGTGTGGGTGTTCGCCGCCGCGCTGCACCCGCCGAGCACGGCCACCGTCGTCCAGGCCAAGGGCGGCGACATGCTGACCACCGACGGCCCGTACACCGAGGGCAAGGAGCACCTGGGCGGCATCACGATCATCAGGGTGCCCGACCTGGACGCCGCGCTGGAGTGGGCGCGCGCGCTCGCCCGGGCGGTCCAGCTGCCCGAGGAGTACGGCGGGTTCAGCCTGCCGATCGAGGTACGCCCGTTCGAGGACGACGCGGAGCACTGACAGCCGTCATGCCGGCCGCCAGCACCACCGAGATCGACCGGGTGTTCCGGGCGGAGTACGGCCGCGCGGTGGCCGTCCTGGTCCGCGTCTTCGGCGACATCGACATCGCCGAGGAGGCGGTCCAGGACGCGTTCACGATGGCGGTGCAGCGCTGGCCGTCCGCCGGACTGCCGCCGAGCCCGGCGGGCTGGATCATCACCACGGCCCGCAACCGGGCCATCGACCGGCTCCGCCGGGACGCCTCCCGCCAGGACCGGCACGCCCAGGCCGCCCTGCTGTACGGCGCCGGCGAACCGGAGCAGGAGGGTCCCGTGCGCGACGACCGGCTCCGCCTCATCTTCACCTGCTGCCACCCCGCGCTCGCCGTCAACGCCCAGGTCGCGCTCACGCTGCGGCTGCTGGGCGGGCTGACGACCGCGGAGATCGCACGCGCCTTCCTGGTGCCCGAGCCGACCATGGCGCAGCGCCTCGTCCGCGCCAAGGGCAAGATCCGGGACGCGCGGATCCCGTACCGGGTGCCCCGGGACGCCGACCTGCCGGACCGGCTCCGACCCGTGCTGACCGTCGTCTATCTGATCTTCAACGAGGGCTACGCGGCCAGCTCCGGCGACCGGCTCGTGCGCGAGGACCTCTGCGCCGAGGCCATCCGGCTGGGCCGGCTGCTGGCCGACCTGATGCCCGACGAGCCGGAGGTGCTGGGGCTGCTCGCGCTCATGCTGCTGGTCGAGGCGCGCCGGCCCACCCGCACCACGCCGGACGGCGCGCTGGTCCTGCTGGCCGACCAGGACCGCGCCCGCTGGGACCGGGGCCTCATCGCCGAGGGGCAGGCCATCGTGCGCCAATGCTTGCGGCGCAACCGGCCCGGCCCGTACCAGATCCAGGCGGCCATCAACGCCGTGCACAGCGACGCCCCGACGGCGGCGGACACCGACTGGGGCCAGATTCTCCAGCTGTACGACCAGCTCCTCGCCGTCGACCCCAGCCCGGTCGTGGCGCTGCACCGGGCGGTGGCGGTGGCCGAGGTCGACGGCCCGGCGGCGGCGCTCGACCTCGTCGACGGCCTCGACCTCGACGGATACCACGTGTTCCACGCGGTCCGCGCCGACCTGTTGCGCCGCCTGGGCCGGGGCAGGCAAGCCGCGGAGGCGTACGAGGCGGCGATCGCCCGCACCGACAGCACCGCCGAACGCGACTTCCTGCGCCGACAAGCGGACAGTCTCAGACGAGGCCACCCATCGCGGGGTCGCTGATGCTGTCCTCGCCGTCCTCCAGGTGGCCGGCGTAGCGGTACTCGAACGCCGCGTCGCCCTGGACGGTGACGGTGAGGTCGTACCAGCCGCGGGTGCGGGCCGGCGACCAGGTCCGGCGCTCGGTCTGCTGTGGACGCAGCGACAGCCGCACCGGCCGCGAGCCGTACCGGTCCCGCACGGTCACCTCGACGCGCTCCTGTCCTCCATTGTGGAGTTTGAGGCAGACCGCGCCGTCGTCGTACGACGGCCGGACGTCGAGCGCGGCCGGCCCGCCGGCCTTGAACCGGCGGAAGAACCCGTTCGGGCCGTGTACGGACAGGTCGTACCCGGGCGCGAGCGGCCAGGTGTCGGCCAGTCCCCAGCCGGGTTCGACGGTGTAGCACCGCGGGCCCGCGCCGGGCGTACCCCTCGCTCCTGCGCGGGAAGGCGCTGGTCGACCGGCGGGACCGGCGGCTGGTCGGGGTGCCGCACGAGGTCTTCGGGCTTGAAGTCGTCGGTGTCCGGTAGGTCCAGGCGCCGCGAGCGGTTGGGCGTCTTGAAGTCGAACGCGCTCGTCAGGTCGCCGGCGACCGCGCGCCGCCACGGGGTGATGTTCGACTCGACCAGGTCGGGCCGCCCGGCGGCGAAGCGCGCCTCCAGGAACCTGATCAGCGAGGTGTGGTCGAACAGCTGGGAGTTCACCCAGCCGCCCCGGGTCCACGGCGAGACGACGATCATCGGGACGCGGATGCCGAGGCCGTACGGGCCGGGCGCGTACTTGGCGCTGCCGGGGAAGATCTCGTTCGTGACCGGGACGGTCGACAGCCCGTGTGCGCGGGTCTGCGGCGGCGTCGGCGGCACCATGTGGTCGAAGAAGCCGCCCTCCTCGTCGTACGTGACGAACAGGGCCATCTTGCTCCACACCTCGGGGTTGGCCGCGAGGATGTCGATGACGCGGGAGACGTACCAGGAGCCGAACGACGGCTCCCAGTTCGGGTGCTCGGTGTACGCCTCGGGGGCCGCGATCCACGACACCTGCGGCAGCCGGCCCCGCTCGACGTCCGCCCGGAAGTCGGCCAGCAGCCCGTCCGGGTCGCGGCCGAGCGCCTTGATCTGCGTGCCGGTCTTGGCCTTGTCGGCCAGCGGCGTGCCGGGCACGGCGTGCTGGTACTGGTGGAAGTACAGCAGCGAGTTGTCGCCGTAGTTGCCGATGTACGGGTCGCCGGTCCAGCCCCACGACCCGGCGGCGTCGAGGCCGTCGCCGATGTCCTGGTAGACCTTCCAGGAGATGCCGTTGCGCTCCAGCCGCTCCGGGTACGTCGACCAGTCGTACCCGGCCTCGGCGTTGTCGACGACGGGGCCGCCGCCGTTGCCGTCGTTGCCCACCCAGCCGGTCCACATGTGGTACCGGTTGGGGTCCGTCGAGCCCAGCAGCGAGCAGTGGTAGTTGTCGCACACCGTGAACGCGTCGGCGAGCGCGAACTGGTACGGCAGGTCGGCCCGCGTGTGGTACGTCATCGCCGTGACGCCCTTGTTCGGCACCCAGCGGTCGAACCGGCCGCCGTTCCACGCCGCGTGCCCGTCGGTCCAGCCGTGCGGCGGGTCCGGCAGGTAGGTCTGACCGAGGTCCGGCACGTCCGGCCGGAACGGCAGCAGCTCCCCCGCGCCGTTCGGCTGGTGCCAGACGCTCTTGCCGGACGGCAGCGTCACCGGGTGCGGGTCGCCGAACCCGCGGACGCCGCGCAGCGTACCGAAGTAGTGGTCGAACGACCGGTTCTCCCGCATCAGGAAGATGACGTGCTCCACGTCGCGGATCGACCCGGTGCGGTTGTTGGCGGGGATGGCCAGGGCCCGGCTGAGGTCCGCGGGAAGCGCCGCACCGACCGCGGGGCGCCGACCATCTTCAGAAACGTACGGCGGTTGAGCGCGTCCATGGCGCGGACGCTATCGGCGGCCGGTGGACGCCACATGGCTGGCGGTGGATGGTTCTCCGAACGCCTACACCTCGATGTGGGAACCCATGATGACCGTCCGGTCGCGCGGCAGGCCGAAGTGCTCGGCGGCGTCCGCCGTGATGTACGACGTCGCGATGAACAGCCGCTTGCGCCACGGTGCCATCGTCGGCGCGCTCCCCCGCCGCAGCTCGATCTTCGACAGGAAGTAGGACGCCCGGTCCAGCTGTGGCCGCCCCTCGGCCGTGGCCGGATCCAGCCTCCGCAGCGCGCCGGGCACGTCCGGCGTCTCCATGTACCCGAACCGGGCGATGACGTGGGTGATCCCGTCGTCGGCGTAGCCGAGGTCGTCGACGACGATCCGCTCGTCCGGCGGGACGCGGGGCACCGGCTCGGTCTGGATCGACAAGATCAGGACGTGCTCGTGGCGTACCCCGTTGTGCTCGACGTTGGCCCGCATGGCCAGCGGCGCGGTCTCCTTGCCGCGGTTGAGGAAGACGGCCGTGCCCGGCACCCGGACCGTGGCCAGCTCGCCGGCCTGTAGCTGGTCCACGAACTCGCGCAGCGAGCCCTCGCGCCGGGCGCGCGCCGCCGTGACGATGCGGCGTCCGCGCTGCCAGGTCGTCATGACCGTGAACGCGGTCAGGCCGATCAGCAGCGGCAGCCACGCCCCGTGTACCAGCTTGGTGAGGTTGGCCGCGA
This genomic stretch from Phytohabitans rumicis harbors:
- a CDS encoding phospholipase domain-containing protein, which produces MTVRDRYGSRPVRLSLRPQQTERRTWSPARTRGWYDLTVTVQGDAAFEYRYAGHLEDGEDSISDPAMGGLV